A genomic stretch from Aerosakkonema funiforme FACHB-1375 includes:
- a CDS encoding pentapeptide repeat-containing protein — MQVEEFLKKYAAGERNFTAVNLSEANLSGVNLSGANLSEANLSISNLSGANLSEANLSQAKLNVARLSGANLTNANLNGAILNVANLVRADLAGAELKQASLIRAELIRAELSGANLSGAILTGADLGEARLRLANLNGANLSEANLRATCLTSASLEQANLHGADLARADLSGADLRGAELRQTNLGLADLSGADLSGANLRWADLSSVNLRWANLSEAKLSGANLSGADLSNANLLNASLVHADLTQANLIRADWVGADLTGATLTGAKLYAVSRFGLKTEGMSCEWVDLSPDGDRSQIYRLSAEEARKFFHQTLPAVRIIVDAPLDREANFALAAIYYQFAQEYPSLNRPPSIEVGERRTTIILRIDSDEQLFPTAYVAISPFDDASATQENIMTLLQMVREQDVESLTVQEKNQLQQISDDLIELINKIHKSKFLKYFPKNLKKTKFFQSATQTILNNSNDRLLNIYHHPTFGKRFITSGVIESSAQKIPINKNKLSLPSINVLYDFIKSFP; from the coding sequence AGCGGTGCTAATCTCAGCGAAGCCAATCTCAGTCAGGCAAAACTCAATGTCGCTAGACTCAGTGGCGCAAATCTTACCAATGCTAATTTAAATGGAGCTATCCTCAACGTAGCCAATTTAGTTCGAGCTGATTTAGCTGGTGCAGAGCTCAAGCAAGCTTCTCTGATCAGAGCGGAATTGATCCGCGCCGAACTGAGTGGGGCCAACCTCAGCGGTGCTATCCTCACAGGGGCGGATCTGGGAGAGGCAAGGCTCAGACTCGCCAATCTCAATGGCGCTAACCTGAGCGAAGCCAATCTTCGGGCTACCTGTCTGACTTCAGCTAGTTTAGAACAAGCTAACTTGCACGGAGCTGACTTGGCGCGGGCCGACCTCAGCGGTGCTGACCTCCGAGGTGCGGAACTCCGACAAACCAATCTCGGTCTGGCTGACCTTAGCGGTGCTGACTTGAGCGGTGCCAATCTGCGATGGGCTGACCTGAGCAGTGTAAATTTGAGATGGGCTAACTTGAGTGAGGCCAAGTTGAGTGGAGCGAACTTGAGCGGAGCCGATTTGAGCAATGCTAACTTATTAAATGCTAGTCTGGTTCATGCGGATTTAACTCAAGCCAATCTGATCCGGGCAGATTGGGTTGGTGCAGATTTAACGGGTGCAACTTTAACCGGGGCTAAACTTTATGCTGTTTCGCGCTTCGGTCTGAAAACAGAAGGCATGAGCTGCGAGTGGGTTGATTTAAGCCCGGATGGCGATCGCTCTCAAATTTACCGTCTTAGTGCCGAAGAAGCGCGTAAGTTCTTTCATCAAACATTACCTGCTGTCCGGATTATTGTCGATGCCCCTTTGGATAGAGAAGCTAACTTTGCTTTAGCTGCGATTTATTATCAGTTCGCTCAAGAATATCCCAGCCTAAATCGGCCTCCCAGTATTGAAGTGGGCGAACGCAGAACCACTATCATTTTGCGGATAGATAGTGACGAGCAATTATTTCCGACTGCTTATGTCGCGATTTCTCCTTTTGATGACGCATCTGCCACTCAGGAAAACATTATGACTTTGCTCCAAATGGTTCGGGAACAAGATGTAGAAAGCCTTACCGTACAAGAAAAAAATCAACTTCAACAAATTAGCGACGATCTAATAGAATTAATCAATAAAATTCATAAAAGTAAATTTTTAAAATATTTTCCCAAAAATTTAAAGAAAACTAAGTTTTTTCAATCGGCGACTCAAACAATTTTAAATAATTCTAATGACAGATTGTTGAATATATACCATCATCCTACTTTTGGAAAAAGGTTTATTACAAGCGGAGTTATTGAAAGTTCAGCCCAAAAAATACCTATCAATAAAAACAAGTTATCTTTGCCCTCCATTAATGTGCTCTACGACTTTATCAAAAGTTTTCCTTGA